The Apibacter raozihei genome contains a region encoding:
- a CDS encoding transketolase family protein, whose product MKSNRQSFTQTILELAKQNKDIIIVTSDAAGTVTLNQFAEELPDQLVDVGIAEQNAIGVAAGIASVGKKVFVCGPACFYSSRSLEQIKVDVAYSNSRIKIIGVNGGVSYGPFGATHHCLHDIAAIRAFPGIHILSPSDPVQMRWMTENLINYDFPVYVRMGRNPVPVIYDQGFEKFTIGKASVLKKGTDLTLVGTGETVYHCLEASEMLGQAGFSVKVVDIHTLKPIDKEMIIQSAIETGKIITVEEHSIYGGLGAIVSEIVCQNYPVPMKILGIPDENVINAQPQDIYKYYGIDYKGIYDTALAFLKD is encoded by the coding sequence ATGAAATCAAATCGCCAAAGTTTTACACAAACTATCTTAGAGTTGGCTAAACAAAATAAAGATATCATTATAGTTACTTCTGATGCTGCGGGTACCGTAACTCTCAATCAGTTTGCTGAAGAATTACCGGATCAGTTAGTAGATGTAGGTATTGCTGAGCAAAATGCAATTGGAGTAGCGGCAGGTATAGCATCTGTCGGGAAAAAGGTTTTTGTTTGTGGACCTGCCTGTTTTTATTCTTCCCGGAGTTTAGAGCAAATTAAAGTTGATGTTGCTTACTCAAATTCCAGGATTAAAATAATTGGTGTTAATGGTGGAGTTAGTTATGGGCCTTTTGGCGCTACTCATCATTGTTTGCATGATATAGCTGCAATTCGGGCTTTTCCGGGTATACATATATTGTCTCCGAGTGATCCGGTGCAGATGAGGTGGATGACAGAAAATTTGATAAATTATGATTTTCCGGTATATGTTCGGATGGGGAGGAATCCTGTACCGGTAATTTATGATCAAGGCTTTGAAAAATTTACGATAGGGAAGGCTTCAGTTTTAAAAAAAGGAACAGACTTAACGTTGGTAGGTACAGGTGAAACCGTATATCATTGCTTAGAAGCTTCGGAAATGCTCGGACAAGCTGGTTTTTCTGTTAAAGTTGTAGATATACACACACTAAAACCTATAGATAAAGAAATGATAATTCAATCTGCTATAGAAACCGGTAAAATTATTACGGTAGAGGAGCATAGCATTTATGGGGGATTAGGGGCAATTGTTTCTGAAATCGTTTGTCAAAATTATCCCGTACCGATGAAGATTTTAGGGATTCCGGATGAAAATGTTATTAATGCTCAGCCTCAGGATATTTATAAATATTACGGAATAGATTATAAAGGTATTTATGATACGGCATTAGCATTTTTGAAAGATTAA
- a CDS encoding transketolase codes for MLSINEISKIALKTEKVRLRLLEVIYNSRSGHVGGDLSVLNMIAALYYHTLKFDIQNPDHENRDRFILSKGHCVEALYCVLESLGFIDSDTLNSYGKFNSLLAGHPSNKIPGIEFSGGSLGHGLSLGVGVAIGAKMDNKDFKTFVVMGDGELNEGAVFEAAMSGGHFKLNNLVAIVDRNGLQISNSTEKVMTLEPLKERWETMGWEVLEVNGDKIEDCIKVLDSINYTIQKPHFIISRTTKGKGVSYMENALHWHHGVPDEVQYKQAVREISRSIEEWEGKIS; via the coding sequence ATGCTTTCAATAAATGAAATATCAAAAATAGCTCTTAAAACCGAGAAAGTGCGCTTGAGGTTACTTGAGGTTATATATAATTCCAGGTCGGGTCATGTAGGTGGTGATTTGTCTGTCCTAAATATGATCGCGGCCTTATACTATCATACATTAAAATTTGATATACAAAATCCGGATCATGAAAACAGGGATCGTTTCATTTTAAGTAAGGGGCACTGTGTTGAAGCTCTTTATTGTGTACTGGAATCCCTTGGATTTATTGATTCAGATACGCTAAATTCCTATGGGAAATTTAATTCTTTATTGGCAGGTCATCCTTCCAATAAAATACCAGGAATTGAATTTAGCGGAGGATCTTTAGGGCATGGATTATCCTTAGGAGTGGGTGTTGCTATAGGGGCGAAAATGGACAATAAAGATTTTAAAACCTTTGTTGTCATGGGGGATGGAGAACTAAATGAAGGTGCAGTTTTTGAAGCAGCCATGTCTGGAGGACACTTTAAGTTAAATAACCTGGTTGCAATTGTTGATAGAAATGGATTGCAGATTAGTAATTCAACGGAAAAAGTAATGACTCTTGAGCCATTAAAAGAACGTTGGGAAACAATGGGATGGGAGGTTTTAGAAGTTAACGGAGATAAGATAGAAGATTGTATTAAGGTTTTAGATTCAATTAATTATACAATCCAAAAGCCGCATTTTATCATATCCCGAACCACTAAAGGAAAAGGGGTGTCTTATATGGAGAATGCTTTGCACTGGCATCATGGAGTACCGGATGAAGTTCAGTATAAACAGGCAGTCAGAGAGATATCCAGAAGTATTGAAGAATGGGAAGGGAAAATCAGTTAA